One genomic region from Spirochaetales bacterium encodes:
- a CDS encoding ABC transporter permease subunit produces MTTYFIRRFLLIIPTFIGITIMVFTITRFVPGGPVERIISEYQQMSSESGRGAHSLKQQVQPLSENQINQLKKYFGLDKPVLISYILWLGKVLTGDLGRSTMYHDPVLQMIAEKMPISLYFGIITLVIVYGVCIPLGIVKAIRHKSILDNVSSVLVFIGYAIPGWVVGILLLLLFSSHWEIFPLGGFVSDNFADLNPIEKAGDLILHTVLPIAAYVTGSFAVMTFLMKNTLMDNLSSDYVRTAMAKGLTFRKAVFRHALRNSLIPLATSFGNNISIILTGSFLIEKVFNINGMGLLGYESVVERDYPVVMGTLVISSLLFLVGNILSDICVAIVDPRVQFR; encoded by the coding sequence ATGACGACGTATTTTATAAGGCGTTTTCTTCTGATCATTCCCACCTTTATCGGTATCACGATAATGGTGTTCACAATTACCAGATTTGTTCCGGGCGGCCCTGTCGAGAGGATCATATCCGAATACCAGCAGATGTCGAGTGAAAGCGGGAGAGGGGCCCATTCACTGAAGCAGCAGGTCCAGCCCCTTTCCGAAAATCAGATAAATCAGCTGAAAAAGTATTTCGGCCTGGACAAACCGGTATTAATATCGTATATCCTCTGGCTCGGGAAGGTGTTGACGGGTGACCTCGGACGATCGACGATGTATCACGATCCCGTCCTCCAGATGATCGCCGAAAAAATGCCGATATCCCTCTATTTCGGTATTATTACATTGGTTATCGTCTACGGCGTATGTATCCCCCTCGGTATCGTCAAGGCGATACGGCATAAATCCATCCTCGATAATGTCTCTTCCGTTCTGGTGTTTATCGGCTATGCCATCCCCGGATGGGTGGTCGGCATCCTTTTGCTTCTTCTCTTCTCATCGCACTGGGAAATCTTTCCGCTCGGCGGATTTGTCAGCGACAATTTCGCCGATCTTAATCCGATAGAAAAGGCCGGCGACCTTATCCTGCATACCGTCCTCCCCATCGCCGCCTACGTGACCGGATCGTTCGCCGTCATGACCTTTCTGATGAAAAACACATTGATGGACAATCTTTCGAGCGATTACGTGAGAACGGCCATGGCAAAGGGTCTGACCTTCAGAAAGGCGGTCTTCAGGCACGCGCTGCGGAACAGCCTGATTCCGCTTGCGACCAGTTTCGGCAACAATATTTCGATTATCCTTACCGGTTCGTTTCTCATTGAAAAAGTATTCAATATCAATGGCATGGGACTGCTGGGGTATGAATCCGTCGTGGAGCGCGATTATCCGGTCGTCATGGGCACCCTTGTGATCTCTTCGCTCCTTTTCCTTGTCGGAAACATTCTCTCCGATATCTGTGT